One window from the genome of Candidatus Methanomethylicota archaeon encodes:
- the pyrH gene encoding UMP kinase gives MSKKVVIRLGGHILFRQGIIDVGKVKEIADVIKSLNDKGAIIRMVVGGGGYARDYINAAEAIGASEFEKDYLAIMITRANAFLFVIALKDYAYKKIPQTLEEILSIDGLTDKIIVCGGLMPGQSTVSVATTIAEAIKADLIINVTNVDGVYTCDPRTHPEAKLLKKVTTNKLREILREQKVKAGYYELVDIHAISIIERSRIPLRIINGSDANNIARAYMNEDIGTLVIPGNTDTMMKE, from the coding sequence ATGAGTAAAAAAGTAGTTATAAGGCTTGGTGGACACATATTATTCCGTCAAGGTATAATTGATGTTGGTAAGGTTAAAGAGATAGCTGATGTAATTAAGAGTCTTAATGATAAGGGGGCAATTATAAGAATGGTGGTAGGTGGAGGAGGATATGCTAGGGATTACATAAATGCTGCTGAGGCTATTGGCGCTTCTGAATTTGAGAAAGATTATCTGGCAATAATGATTACGAGGGCAAATGCATTTTTATTTGTAATTGCACTTAAGGACTACGCGTATAAAAAAATTCCTCAAACGTTAGAGGAAATATTGAGCATAGATGGTTTAACGGATAAAATTATAGTTTGCGGAGGCCTCATGCCAGGTCAATCCACTGTAAGTGTTGCAACTACTATTGCAGAAGCTATAAAAGCGGATCTCATTATAAATGTAACTAACGTAGATGGAGTATATACATGTGACCCAAGAACACACCCAGAAGCAAAACTTCTTAAAAAAGTTACAACGAATAAATTAAGGGAAATACTGAGGGAACAAAAGGTAAAGGCAGGATATTATGAATTAGTGGATATTCATGCAATAAGCATTATTGAAAGATCCAGAATACCCTTAAGAATAATAAATGGAAGTGATGCAAACAATATCGCTAGAGCATACATGAATGAAGATATTGGTACACTTGTAATTCCTGGAAATACTGATACCATGATGAAAGAGTAA
- a CDS encoding DUF367 family protein: MVNELPPLYVWHLHECDPHKCTSIKLKKHGFVKFIPSLKYANKSSIVLNPLSNKVLSVTDKSMVEKWGLVVIDCSWKDTTILDKFKNINMGRRLPLFFAANPTNYAKPYILSSVEAFASALIIIGKLNLAVRLLSLFKWGETFLFLNKLLIDSYLKARDEFEIRRIEEEFYRHYVIK, translated from the coding sequence ATGGTTAATGAGCTACCTCCTTTATACGTTTGGCATTTGCATGAATGCGATCCTCATAAATGTACTTCAATAAAACTAAAAAAGCATGGTTTTGTCAAGTTTATTCCATCTCTGAAGTATGCAAATAAATCTTCTATAGTTTTAAACCCTTTATCAAATAAAGTATTAAGCGTAACTGATAAATCGATGGTAGAAAAGTGGGGTTTAGTTGTCATAGACTGTTCGTGGAAAGATACTACTATTTTGGACAAATTTAAAAACATTAATATGGGAAGAAGATTGCCTTTATTTTTTGCTGCCAATCCAACTAATTATGCGAAACCATACATTTTAAGTAGCGTTGAAGCATTTGCATCTGCTTTAATAATAATAGGGAAATTGAATCTTGCCGTAAGATTGTTATCTCTTTTTAAATGGGGTGAAACCTTCCTCTTCCTAAATAAATTGTTAATAGATTCTTATCTGAAAGCAAGAGATGAATTTGAAATTAGAAGAATTGAAGAAGAGTTCTATCGACATTACGTAATTAAGTAG
- a CDS encoding Lrp/AsnC ligand binding domain-containing protein, translated as MSMAFVLINTEIGAEREVAKEIIQIEGVEEAYVIYGVYDIIAKVRAENIDKLKEIITLKIRKMSKVRSTLTMIVVEAGKK; from the coding sequence ATGAGTATGGCATTTGTACTTATAAATACTGAAATTGGTGCTGAAAGAGAAGTTGCAAAAGAAATTATACAAATTGAGGGGGTAGAAGAAGCGTATGTAATCTACGGTGTATATGACATTATTGCAAAGGTCAGAGCAGAAAATATAGATAAGCTAAAGGAAATAATAACACTAAAAATAAGGAAAATGAGTAAAGTACGATCGACGTTGACTATGATCGTTGTTGAGGCAGGAAAAAAATAA
- a CDS encoding tRNA(Ile)(2)-agmatinylcytidine synthase, which produces MHIKMHIGIDDTDSLSGGCTTYVGALVIEELLKNEKVKFLDYPNLIRLNPNIPWKTRGNGAIALRIEVTHDEVTKIEEEVIKKVLENAYIDENTEPTIAFLKGEVPIFLKEFAYESVRRVIDIDQAVKIAERSNLKLFTLNDKKRGIIGAISAIGLTLDEGDYTFELLAYRRKENYGKKREIDEKSVYEMDKLTSPYTFNNIDYEKNRILITPRGPDPVLFGIRGESPEILLTAFQKIKVYEPIERWVIYKTNQGTDMHYMDIKRIKELKCYDAVKLLGKISSPPKIIKGGHLILTITDECNDTIECAIYEPTKRLKKMAMQLQCGDIIKVYGVVKEHNNTLTINVEKLYVKKLEKIVRKRNPKCPVCGATMKSEGKNKGFECEKCKYKAGINLRKEEEVVLRNIYEGIYLPPPRSHRHLTKPLIRYTNERVNNSQQKMIKNWYWSETLHANIN; this is translated from the coding sequence ATGCACATAAAGATGCATATAGGAATCGATGATACAGATTCACTCAGTGGTGGATGTACAACATATGTAGGAGCATTAGTAATTGAAGAACTTTTAAAAAATGAAAAAGTCAAATTTCTAGATTACCCAAACTTGATAAGGTTAAACCCAAACATACCTTGGAAAACTAGAGGTAACGGAGCTATAGCATTGAGAATAGAAGTCACACATGATGAAGTAACAAAAATTGAAGAAGAGGTTATCAAAAAAGTTTTAGAAAATGCATATATAGATGAAAATACAGAACCGACAATAGCATTCTTAAAAGGAGAAGTACCAATTTTTTTAAAAGAATTTGCATATGAGAGTGTAAGAAGAGTAATAGATATAGATCAAGCAGTAAAAATTGCAGAAAGAAGTAATCTAAAATTGTTCACACTCAATGATAAGAAAAGGGGCATTATAGGAGCAATAAGCGCAATAGGGTTGACACTTGACGAGGGGGATTACACATTCGAACTCTTAGCTTATAGGAGGAAAGAGAATTATGGGAAAAAGAGGGAAATAGATGAAAAAAGTGTATATGAAATGGATAAATTAACATCCCCCTATACATTTAACAATATAGATTACGAGAAAAATAGAATATTAATTACTCCAAGAGGACCTGACCCAGTATTATTTGGAATAAGAGGAGAGAGCCCAGAAATCCTGCTAACTGCATTCCAAAAAATAAAAGTATATGAGCCTATAGAAAGATGGGTGATTTACAAAACAAACCAAGGCACAGATATGCACTACATGGATATAAAAAGAATCAAAGAATTAAAGTGCTATGACGCTGTAAAGCTACTAGGTAAAATCTCTAGCCCACCAAAAATAATAAAAGGAGGCCACTTAATACTAACCATAACAGATGAATGTAATGACACTATTGAATGCGCAATTTATGAACCTACCAAACGACTTAAAAAGATGGCTATGCAACTACAATGTGGAGATATAATAAAAGTCTACGGAGTTGTAAAAGAACATAACAATACTTTAACAATAAATGTGGAAAAACTGTATGTAAAAAAATTAGAAAAAATTGTTAGGAAAAGAAATCCAAAATGCCCCGTATGTGGAGCAACTATGAAAAGTGAAGGAAAAAACAAAGGATTCGAATGTGAGAAATGCAAATATAAGGCTGGTATAAATTTAAGGAAGGAAGAAGAAGTTGTTTTGAGAAACATCTACGAAGGAATTTATCTACCACCACCACGATCACATAGACATTTAACAAAACCATTAATAAGATATACGAATGAAAGAGTAAATAATTCGCAGCAAAAAATGATAAAAAATTGGTATTGGAGTGAAACCCTTCACGCTAACATTAACTAA
- a CDS encoding helix-turn-helix domain-containing protein, with protein MSYIDIERAQKLAQFVPLNERVKLLNLVIDACGGNISKAAKEIGITRAQIYRYVGRTERKDLPSDEIFARIIVAAYRLRPLQTQEFFRFILKQVRDLFSRI; from the coding sequence TTGTCGTATATTGACATTGAAAGAGCACAAAAACTGGCACAATTCGTTCCATTAAATGAAAGAGTAAAATTACTCAACTTAGTTATCGATGCTTGTGGTGGTAATATTTCAAAGGCCGCAAAAGAAATTGGAATAACCCGTGCCCAAATATATCGGTATGTAGGAAGAACTGAAAGAAAGGACCTGCCATCTGATGAAATATTTGCAAGGATAATAGTAGCTGCATACCGCCTTAGACCGTTACAAACGCAAGAATTCTTTAGATTCATATTAAAGCAGGTTAGGGATCTCTTTTCAAGAATTTGA
- a CDS encoding TatD family hydrolase: MRFVDVHCHIMDGCFDNDREEVLMRAKKSNVIAIISCAFSKDEAMKTIKLMNSHKNFLFLTCGWDSTNFDINTLTEYQSFIVNNLDVIIGIGEVGLDYYYIRDSSLRNKQKEIFISWIAFAKKVNLPIIVHSRNAGDDAIELLISENVKRVILHAFDGKISWAKKAVENGFFFSIPPSIVRSSQKQQLVKNIPLESIMLESDAPVLSPYANQRNEPANLIYSAKMISELKNINIELVSEITTQNALSFFNILL, from the coding sequence ATGAGGTTTGTTGATGTGCATTGCCATATCATGGATGGGTGTTTTGATAATGATCGTGAAGAAGTCCTCATGAGAGCGAAGAAATCCAATGTTATTGCCATAATATCTTGTGCTTTTTCAAAAGATGAAGCGATGAAAACTATAAAATTGATGAATTCCCATAAGAATTTCCTCTTCTTGACATGCGGCTGGGATTCCACAAATTTTGACATTAATACTTTGACAGAATATCAATCTTTTATAGTCAACAATCTTGATGTAATCATAGGTATAGGTGAAGTAGGTCTAGATTATTACTATATACGTGATTCTTCATTGAGAAATAAGCAAAAAGAAATTTTTATTTCATGGATAGCCTTTGCTAAGAAGGTTAATTTACCCATCATAGTTCATTCAAGAAATGCGGGAGATGATGCTATAGAGCTCCTTATAAGTGAAAATGTAAAAAGGGTAATTTTACATGCATTTGATGGTAAAATAAGTTGGGCTAAAAAAGCTGTAGAAAATGGTTTCTTCTTTTCTATTCCTCCATCAATAGTAAGGTCCTCACAAAAACAGCAACTAGTTAAAAATATTCCATTAGAATCTATTATGCTAGAAAGCGATGCGCCTGTCCTCTCACCTTATGCCAACCAGAGAAACGAACCTGCCAATTTAATTTACTCAGCAAAAATGATTTCCGAGTTAAAAAATATAAACATCGAATTAGTTTCTGAGATCACTACACAGAACGCTCTTTCTTTCTTTAACATACTTCTTTGA
- a CDS encoding helix-turn-helix domain-containing protein: MSEEHQKRESTNSIEESYKEIIAYLELINRKFSRIRMLEERLENLEENLNIIISRMRRIEDLLRDYIGAYEERSRGPAISIRPKSYSEKPIIEKPRETVEEIKEKKIATPTKEEKTGEEIINKINTLTETEKQIISILAKNPDIRGGTALARRIGKTREHVSRLLKKLADEGILLRDEKSWPYKYIVPDKIKQYIIVDNDVK, from the coding sequence ATGAGTGAAGAACACCAAAAAAGAGAAAGTACAAACAGTATTGAAGAATCCTACAAGGAAATTATAGCCTATTTAGAATTAATTAACAGAAAATTTTCAAGGATAAGGATGCTAGAAGAGAGACTTGAGAACTTGGAAGAAAATTTAAACATTATAATTAGTAGGATGCGCAGAATAGAGGACCTGTTACGTGATTACATTGGTGCTTATGAGGAAAGGAGTAGAGGACCCGCTATATCCATACGCCCAAAGAGTTATAGTGAAAAACCGATCATTGAAAAACCAAGGGAAACAGTCGAAGAAATAAAGGAGAAGAAAATAGCGACGCCTACAAAAGAAGAGAAAACTGGTGAAGAAATAATAAATAAAATAAATACTTTAACCGAAACCGAAAAACAAATAATAAGCATACTTGCAAAAAACCCCGATATCAGGGGTGGAACAGCACTAGCTAGACGTATAGGGAAAACCAGGGAGCATGTAAGTAGACTTTTGAAAAAACTTGCAGATGAAGGCATATTGTTAAGGGATGAAAAAAGCTGGCCATACAAGTATATAGTCCCTGATAAAATAAAACAGTATATTATAGTAGATAATGATGTGAAATAG
- a CDS encoding preprotein translocase subunit Sec61beta gives MPKKKRDSTYMPVTGAGLIRFFEEEMKGIKITPLQIVIITMIFIIVIIMGNMGILSFIKI, from the coding sequence ATGCCAAAGAAGAAGAGAGACAGCACGTACATGCCCGTCACAGGGGCGGGGCTCATACGTTTTTTCGAGGAGGAAATGAAGGGAATAAAGATCACTCCATTACAAATAGTAATAATAACCATGATATTCATCATAGTGATTATAATGGGAAACATGGGCATTCTTTCGTTCATAAAAATATGA
- a CDS encoding nucleotide pyrophosphohydrolase: MNLNDAQDMIRALYFNKDSLRGLEKTFIWFIEEVGELAKALRNGSKAEIKSEIADVFAWLISIANLLNINLEEAFKSKYNSYCPRCKQNPCICPI; this comes from the coding sequence ATGAACTTAAATGATGCTCAGGATATGATAAGAGCCCTATATTTCAACAAAGATAGTCTAAGAGGATTGGAAAAAACCTTCATATGGTTCATCGAGGAAGTAGGAGAACTTGCGAAAGCATTGAGAAATGGATCAAAAGCTGAAATCAAAAGTGAAATTGCTGATGTGTTTGCTTGGCTTATTTCCATAGCTAATCTCTTGAATATAAACTTAGAAGAAGCATTTAAATCAAAGTATAATTCATATTGTCCTCGCTGCAAACAAAATCCATGTATATGTCCAATATAA
- a CDS encoding CBS domain-containing protein, which produces MYEKLCVKDLMTKNVIYCEVPSTRTEVLSIMKKHKVTCLPVVKKGTRKLVGLITRFSFLEKPSEEQTALVMMRNPLHISPSSSIKDAAHLFVKHNIRYLPVIDQDELVGIITISDIVYKLLTNGMFNYPIREFVERKVLAVWDATPINVAWKIMELSKVPTLLVINTRLEVVGTFSISDIFNHADIIMSEYKSSLKASVEGQEWDWDSLTIIYIGSKKLTLPEKPISEIMSRKVNVVREETPINQCAKKMRDLDTHLLPVVDINGNLIGVISDFNLIQFLLK; this is translated from the coding sequence ATGTATGAAAAATTATGCGTTAAGGATTTAATGACAAAAAATGTGATATATTGTGAGGTGCCAAGTACAAGAACGGAAGTTTTGTCAATAATGAAGAAACATAAAGTTACATGTTTACCTGTTGTGAAGAAAGGCACTAGAAAATTGGTTGGATTAATTACTCGCTTTTCTTTCTTGGAGAAACCTTCTGAGGAGCAAACAGCACTAGTAATGATGCGAAATCCTTTACATATTTCTCCTTCAAGTAGCATTAAAGATGCTGCTCACCTTTTTGTTAAGCATAATATTAGATATCTCCCGGTTATAGATCAAGATGAGTTAGTGGGAATAATAACAATTAGCGATATTGTTTATAAATTACTCACCAATGGTATGTTCAACTATCCTATAAGAGAATTCGTGGAAAGAAAGGTTCTTGCTGTATGGGATGCAACTCCGATCAATGTTGCATGGAAAATTATGGAATTATCAAAAGTGCCGACATTGTTAGTTATAAACACAAGACTTGAAGTTGTGGGAACATTCTCAATTTCTGACATTTTTAATCATGCTGACATTATAATGAGTGAATACAAGTCTTCATTAAAGGCATCAGTTGAAGGTCAAGAATGGGATTGGGATTCTTTAACAATTATATACATTGGTAGCAAAAAACTTACGCTCCCTGAAAAACCGATAAGTGAAATAATGTCGCGTAAAGTTAATGTTGTGAGGGAAGAAACACCAATAAATCAATGTGCTAAAAAAATGAGGGACCTAGACACTCATTTACTCCCAGTGGTCGACATTAATGGTAATCTTATTGGAGTCATTAGCGATTTTAATCTCATTCAATTCCTTTTGAAATAA